One Thiocapsa sp. genomic window, AGGTCTCGATCATCGTGCTCTCGTCGCATTCCGAGGCGTTGATCTCGAAGATGTGCACCAAGGCCGTGTTGATGGAGCACGGTCGTGTGGTCGGGGCAGGCACGACCGAGGCGGTGCTGGAGCAGTATAAAGCGTTGCGCGACGGATCTCCGAAAGCGCCGCCGCTCGAGGCTGCGATCTCGCGCGCGTCTACGCCGCAGAAGGCCATTGCGGCGGCGCCCAGTGTGGCAGGCTTAGCGACGCCCGCAAAAGAGCGAGCCGATTGGGCGGACCAAACCGCGCATTTGCTCCGCGAGCATCGCTGGCAGGATGTGGATCTGGACCGTCTGGTGAAGGAGATGGAGTCGCTCGCGCGTCCTGAGACGAGGAATTGAGTGGCTAAGCCTGCCGCCGAGGGTTGGTTGTGCCGCGCACGCCTCGGCACACAGGCGCCGTAGGATGGGTAGAGCGAAGCGAAACCCATCCAGCCCGCGCCAATGGCATCAGACCTCAACCCGGCAACGCGGCGGTTTGGAGGATGGGTTTCGCTGGCGCTCTACCCATCCTACCCGTTAGTGAAGGGGTTCGCCTTGTTTCGGAATCGTGGCTAAGCCTGCCGTCCCGCAGAGAAAAACAGCAGTGCGCCGAGCATGTAACAGCCTGCGACGAGCGCAACCCCGGTCGTCGCCGGCAACCAAGGGCCGGGTCCGAGCAGTAGGATGAGGGTGCCGCAGACGATGACGGTGGCGCCGGCGAGTGCGCGGACCGACTGGGATGTCGATGCGGCCCTGTCGTGGCCGGAGCTGCGACCGTGGTCGCCGAACGCCCCGGCCTCGGCTGCGCGCAGACGCTTGTCGTAGGTGCTGAGGATCCGGTAGGCCATCAAGGGGATCTCGGGGGTCTGATCTGCGACGGAGATGACGTTGCGCTTGGTCCGGTCGAGTAGGCCGACGACCCCGATCTGATCCTTCATCCAGCGTTCCATGTAGGGTTTCGCGGTCGTCCAGAGATCCAGCTCGGGGTAGAGCTGACGGCCGAGGCCCTCGATGTTGAGCAGGGTTTTCTCCAGCAGCACCAGCTGCGGCTGGATCTCCATATCGAAGCGCCGCGCGGTCTGGAACAGCCGAACCAGGAAGTGGCCGAAGGAGATTTCGGCCAGCGGTTTCTCGAAGATGGGCTCGCTGACGGTGCGGATGGCGGATTCGAATTCGTCGACCCGGGTGCCGGACGGGACCCAGCCCGATTCCACGTGCAGCTCGGCGACGCGCCGATAGTCCCGCTCGAAGAAGGCGAGCAGGTTCTCGGCGAGATAGCGCTGATCCTCCGTGGTCAGCGTTCCGACGATGCCGAAGTCGATGGAGATATAGCGCCCGGACGGCTCGACGAAGATGTTGCCCGGGTGCATGTCGGCATGGAAGAAGTTGTCGCGGAAGACCTGGGTGAAGAAGATCTCGACCCCGCGCTCGCCGAGCTGTTTCATGCTCACGCCTTGGGCCTTCAGACGCGCGACATCGCTGACCGGGGTCCCGTAGATGCGCTCCATCACCATGACTCCGGGGCGGGTCCAGTCCCAGTAGACCTCCGGGATGTAGAGCATCTCGCTGTGAATCCAGTTGCGACGCAGCAGGGAGGCGTTGGCGGCCTCGCGTTGCAGATCCAGCTCGTCGTAGATGG contains:
- the ubiB gene encoding ubiquinone biosynthesis regulatory protein kinase UbiB; translated protein: MIGPREALRLFRINRILLRHGLDEVILETHLFRPLRWITYISPWHWYRRNLPTSYPVRMRLALEDLGPIFVKFGQILSTRRDLLPDDLAVELAKLQDRVPPFDGAEARAIIEKAWGCSVDEVLDEFNPIPLASASIAQVHTGRLKNGTEIVVKVLRPGIERTIRGDLGLMYTVAHLAERYWKDGRRLRPVDVVREYEKTIYDELDLQREAANASLLRRNWIHSEMLYIPEVYWDWTRPGVMVMERIYGTPVSDVARLKAQGVSMKQLGERGVEIFFTQVFRDNFFHADMHPGNIFVEPSGRYISIDFGIVGTLTTEDQRYLAENLLAFFERDYRRVAELHVESGWVPSGTRVDEFESAIRTVSEPIFEKPLAEISFGHFLVRLFQTARRFDMEIQPQLVLLEKTLLNIEGLGRQLYPELDLWTTAKPYMERWMKDQIGVVGLLDRTKRNVISVADQTPEIPLMAYRILSTYDKRLRAAEAGAFGDHGRSSGHDRAASTSQSVRALAGATVIVCGTLILLLGPGPWLPATTGVALVAGCYMLGALLFFSAGRQA